A stretch of the Bdellovibrio sp. 22V genome encodes the following:
- the murB gene encoding UDP-N-acetylmuramate dehydrogenase, whose product MKIQTNTDLSPLNTLQLRSRAEHFAELHTPDDLRSLLNDSTLRKMPWNILGGGSNLVLPSLVRGLVVKVGQQGRELLHEDRDYWYVRAQGGETWHDFVQWTLQQGYWGLENLSLIPGTVGAAPIQNIGAYGVEVKDTLWEVNCLDLQSGENKTFSNKECRFAYRDSVFKQEAAGKYLIWDVTFRLPKKNVLHLEYGDIRKEIERHQWETTPRTISQAVINIRQSKLPDPKMIGNAGSFFKNPIVSKAMRETLLLKHPDLISFPYQTEQFKLAAGWLIDRAGWKGKKLGPVGMYEKQALVLVNHGGASADDVWKLAQQVSGDVKNLFGVEIEAEPIRW is encoded by the coding sequence ATGAAAATCCAGACGAACACAGATCTTAGTCCATTAAACACGTTGCAGTTGCGCTCGCGTGCCGAGCACTTCGCAGAACTGCATACGCCGGATGATTTGCGTTCTCTTCTGAATGATTCGACTCTCCGAAAAATGCCCTGGAATATTCTTGGCGGTGGAAGCAATCTTGTGCTGCCTTCTTTGGTGCGCGGGCTTGTTGTCAAAGTGGGCCAGCAAGGTCGCGAGCTTCTTCATGAAGACCGTGACTATTGGTACGTGCGCGCACAAGGCGGAGAAACCTGGCACGACTTCGTACAATGGACTCTGCAGCAGGGTTACTGGGGACTTGAGAATCTTTCTTTGATTCCCGGAACTGTCGGTGCGGCTCCGATCCAAAACATCGGCGCTTACGGCGTTGAAGTGAAAGACACATTATGGGAAGTGAACTGCCTGGATCTGCAATCTGGAGAGAATAAAACTTTTTCCAACAAAGAGTGCCGTTTCGCTTACCGTGACAGCGTTTTCAAACAAGAAGCCGCGGGAAAATATCTGATTTGGGATGTGACTTTCCGTCTGCCAAAAAAGAACGTGCTGCATTTGGAGTACGGCGATATTCGCAAAGAAATCGAAAGACATCAGTGGGAAACCACGCCACGAACAATCTCGCAAGCCGTGATTAATATCCGCCAAAGCAAACTCCCCGATCCAAAAATGATTGGCAATGCGGGAAGTTTCTTTAAGAATCCGATCGTATCAAAAGCGATGCGCGAAACTTTGCTTTTAAAACATCCTGACCTTATCAGCTTTCCTTATCAAACAGAGCAATTCAAACTGGCGGCAGGTTGGTTGATTGATCGCGCCGGCTGGAAGGGTAAAAAGCTGGGACCTGTCGGCATGTATGAAAAGCAAGCTTTAGTGCTTGTCAATCATGGCGGCGCTTCCGCGGACGATGTGTGGAAACTCGCGCAGCAAGTTTCCGGTGACGTTAAAAATCTTTTCGGTGTTGAAATCGAAGCCGAACCTATTCGTTGGTAA
- the rsmH gene encoding 16S rRNA (cytosine(1402)-N(4))-methyltransferase RsmH, translating to MKKYKPKSGERIEIEEEIVPPKVELPFEFSPEHYPVLLQEVLAAFYPLREKKELHYFDGTFGRGGHYSAVKFAYPQIKATVMDQDLAAVAFAKERFKTEVEQGQLNVIHGNFSQFSEHNLKNFDMMLLDLGVSSPQLDQAERGFSFYHDGPLDMRMNQQQGLTAEVLVNTATEDDLIRIFKEYGEVHRPSRVVRAIVNDRKTKAFQTTKQLAGLIERVDGWQIKGHHPATKYFMALRLAVNSELEVVAEALPAMIKALNPKGRLAVITFHSLEDRIVKNIFRDSEDLGRPVNKKVIVPTQEECDKNSRSRSAKLRIFERSAQDELREL from the coding sequence ATGAAAAAGTATAAGCCGAAATCCGGTGAGCGCATTGAAATTGAAGAAGAAATCGTACCGCCGAAAGTCGAGCTTCCTTTCGAGTTTTCTCCTGAACACTATCCGGTTTTGCTTCAAGAAGTCCTCGCGGCTTTTTATCCTTTGCGCGAGAAAAAAGAACTTCATTACTTCGACGGCACTTTCGGAAGAGGCGGCCACTACTCCGCTGTCAAATTCGCTTACCCCCAGATCAAAGCCACGGTCATGGACCAAGATCTAGCTGCGGTGGCCTTCGCGAAAGAGCGCTTCAAGACGGAAGTCGAGCAGGGCCAGTTAAATGTAATACATGGAAACTTCTCACAGTTTTCGGAACACAATCTGAAAAACTTTGATATGATGCTCTTAGATCTAGGTGTGAGTTCACCGCAATTGGACCAGGCGGAACGAGGCTTTAGTTTTTATCACGATGGCCCCCTAGATATGCGAATGAATCAGCAGCAAGGTTTGACAGCTGAGGTGCTTGTGAATACGGCAACAGAGGACGATCTCATTCGAATCTTCAAAGAGTACGGCGAAGTCCATCGTCCGTCTCGCGTTGTGCGTGCGATCGTGAACGATCGTAAAACAAAAGCATTTCAAACAACCAAACAACTTGCAGGGCTTATTGAGCGTGTGGATGGCTGGCAGATTAAAGGTCATCATCCTGCGACGAAATATTTTATGGCTCTGCGCTTGGCTGTGAATTCAGAACTGGAAGTGGTGGCGGAAGCGTTGCCTGCAATGATTAAAGCTCTGAATCCAAAGGGCCGTCTTGCAGTGATCACCTTTCACTCGCTTGAAGATCGTATTGTTAAAAATATCTTCCGCGATTCAGAAGATTTGGGAAGACCTGTGAATAAGAAAGTGATTGTTCCCACTCAGGAAGAGTGTGACAAAAATTCTCGCTCGCGCTC
- a CDS encoding TIGR02147 family protein yields the protein MADSVGQFLKEKFSEMQQRNPRFSLRSFAAKVGISAGRMNELIHDKRALSDFYAEKITIALGLNLQEKRRLYSFISTKARKVHSVRKLTREEGLSVRCWENLAILSLLRTDDFEPSFEWIAERLNVSVERVEECFDILQQHQLVKVGNGTIERNSSRVVATATKDTVHHERLKMEKSMEAMAHVAPIYRNHSAVTVATTPEKIKEANEKIKEFRRKLADFLEDGPKTEVYSLTINLFPLTDLRIEGGKVTNE from the coding sequence ATGGCTGATTCAGTAGGTCAGTTTCTGAAAGAGAAATTTAGTGAAATGCAACAGCGCAACCCGCGTTTTTCTTTGCGCTCATTTGCCGCAAAGGTGGGGATTTCCGCGGGACGCATGAATGAGCTCATTCATGACAAACGGGCCCTCAGCGATTTCTATGCAGAGAAGATCACAATCGCACTCGGTTTGAATTTACAGGAAAAAAGACGTCTGTATTCCTTCATCAGCACGAAGGCGCGCAAGGTGCACAGCGTGCGCAAACTGACTCGTGAAGAAGGTCTGTCCGTAAGATGTTGGGAAAATCTGGCGATCTTAAGCCTGCTTCGCACCGACGACTTCGAGCCCAGCTTCGAATGGATTGCCGAGCGCCTCAATGTTTCAGTCGAACGAGTGGAGGAATGTTTCGATATTCTCCAGCAGCATCAACTGGTGAAAGTCGGTAATGGCACCATCGAAAGAAATTCTTCGCGAGTGGTGGCGACAGCTACCAAAGACACTGTTCATCATGAACGTCTAAAGATGGAAAAATCCATGGAAGCGATGGCCCACGTCGCGCCGATTTATCGCAATCATTCTGCCGTCACGGTCGCGACAACGCCTGAAAAAATCAAAGAAGCCAACGAGAAAATCAAAGAATTCCGCCGCAAGCTTGCTGACTTTTTGGAGGATGGTCCGAAAACGGAAGTTTACAGTTTGACGATCAACTTGTTCCCGCTGACGGATCTTCGTATTGAAGGCGGAAAAGTTACCAACGAATAG
- a CDS encoding thymidylate synthase, translated as MKQYHDLIKTVLEHGVKKEDRTGTGTISMFGYQMRYNLQEGFPLLTTKKLHTRSIFHELLWFLKGDTNIKYLHDNKVTIWDEWADENGDLGPVYGKQWRSWETADGRTIDQITNVVEQIKKNPNSRRLLVVAFNPGDVDKMALPPCHAFFQFYVADGKLSCQLYQRSADIFLGVPFNIASYALLTHMIAQVCDLQVGDFVHTLGDAHLYLNHLEQAKLQLTRDFRPLPQLKLNPAKKNLFDFTYEDIEIVGYDPHPAIKAEVAV; from the coding sequence ATGAAACAATACCATGATCTGATTAAAACCGTTCTTGAGCACGGAGTTAAAAAAGAAGACCGCACCGGAACCGGCACGATTTCCATGTTCGGCTATCAAATGCGCTACAATTTGCAGGAAGGTTTTCCTCTTTTGACGACTAAAAAATTGCATACGCGCTCAATCTTTCATGAGCTTTTGTGGTTCCTCAAAGGCGACACCAACATCAAATATCTTCACGACAATAAAGTGACGATCTGGGACGAGTGGGCGGATGAGAATGGCGACTTGGGTCCCGTTTACGGGAAACAATGGCGTTCGTGGGAAACAGCGGACGGTCGTACCATCGATCAAATCACAAACGTTGTTGAGCAAATCAAAAAAAATCCGAATTCGCGCCGTTTGTTGGTTGTGGCTTTCAATCCTGGCGACGTCGACAAAATGGCTTTGCCACCTTGTCATGCGTTCTTCCAGTTTTATGTGGCCGACGGAAAACTTTCTTGTCAGCTTTATCAGAGAAGCGCGGATATTTTCCTGGGCGTTCCGTTTAATATCGCAAGTTATGCTCTTCTCACGCACATGATCGCGCAAGTTTGCGATTTGCAAGTGGGAGACTTTGTTCACACCCTCGGTGATGCACACTTGTATCTGAATCACTTGGAACAAGCGAAATTGCAGCTTACCCGCGACTTCCGTCCTTTGCCGCAGTTGAAATTGAATCCGGCGAAGAAAAATCTTTTCGACTTCACTTACGAAGATATCGAGATCGTTGGCTACGACCCACACCCTGCAATCAAAGCTGAGGTGGCGGTATGA
- a CDS encoding dihydrofolate reductase — translation MILTHVVACSQNRVIGAQGDLPWNLPEDMKFFRETTKGHIMIMGRKTFDSFKGRALPNRYHIVVTRDPSKHRFPSTESSPVVFVSSIEEAVAHAKPLTGKWGEEVFIIGGGEIYKQAMPMTDKIYLTLIHREFPGDTYYPEIDENLFTLTQRRDVESPIPFSFLTYVRK, via the coding sequence ATGATTTTGACTCACGTGGTGGCTTGCTCGCAAAACCGTGTTATCGGAGCTCAAGGAGATCTGCCTTGGAATCTTCCCGAGGATATGAAGTTTTTCCGCGAAACCACCAAGGGTCACATCATGATTATGGGAAGAAAAACTTTTGATTCTTTCAAAGGACGTGCTCTGCCCAATCGCTATCACATTGTGGTGACTCGCGATCCTTCCAAGCACCGCTTTCCGTCAACGGAAAGCAGCCCTGTGGTTTTCGTTTCTTCCATTGAGGAAGCGGTTGCTCACGCAAAGCCTTTGACTGGCAAATGGGGCGAGGAAGTCTTCATCATTGGTGGCGGAGAAATCTATAAACAGGCCATGCCGATGACGGATAAAATCTATCTCACCCTTATCCACCGCGAGTTTCCGGGCGATACGTATTATCCTGAAATCGACGAAAATCTGTTCACTCTTACGCAACGTCGTGATGTCGAATCGCCTATTCCTTTTTCATTTCTTACGTACGTTCGCAAATAG
- a CDS encoding PilZ domain-containing protein, with translation MSTAKRYQTKETAQIEVYGHIGTLVANLKNLSQTGAFLEVAQGDYVPQKGDLLNMTVNLKSLRRTHNIAAEVVWSKGLGLGICFINKDEVLERMMAKSSGF, from the coding sequence ATGAGCACAGCAAAACGCTATCAAACAAAAGAGACAGCTCAGATCGAAGTCTATGGCCACATTGGAACTCTCGTTGCTAATCTTAAAAACCTGTCACAGACTGGAGCCTTTCTGGAAGTCGCGCAAGGCGATTACGTTCCACAAAAAGGCGATTTGTTAAATATGACGGTCAACCTCAAATCCTTACGCCGTACGCACAATATCGCTGCGGAGGTGGTATGGAGTAAAGGTTTGGGACTTGGCATATGTTTTATTAACAAAGACGAAGTTCTTGAAAGAATGATGGCTAAAAGCAGCGGCTTCTAA
- the hpt gene encoding hypoxanthine phosphoribosyltransferase: MTNLTLKPYITEEQIQQKVKELGETLSKKFKNEKVVAVCVLKGSFMFYSDLIRNINADITCEFFGVSSYHGGTSSSGEVKVTLDLASPVENCHVVLVEDIIDTGLTMNYLKNSILSRKPKSLTTIALLEKPDALKVKCEIDHVGFRIPNDFVVGYGLDYQGYYRNLPYIAQVQNFQ, from the coding sequence ATGACAAATCTAACTCTTAAACCCTACATCACCGAAGAACAAATTCAGCAAAAAGTGAAAGAGTTGGGCGAGACGCTTTCTAAGAAATTCAAAAACGAGAAAGTGGTCGCAGTTTGTGTGCTTAAAGGTTCGTTCATGTTCTACTCTGACTTGATCCGCAACATCAACGCCGACATCACTTGCGAATTCTTCGGCGTTTCTTCTTACCATGGCGGCACGTCTTCTTCCGGCGAAGTGAAAGTGACTTTGGATTTGGCAAGCCCTGTTGAAAACTGCCACGTCGTCCTGGTTGAAGACATCATCGACACAGGTTTGACAATGAACTACTTGAAAAACTCAATCCTTTCACGCAAACCAAAGAGCCTGACAACAATCGCTCTTCTTGAAAAGCCAGATGCTTTGAAAGTGAAATGCGAAATCGATCACGTAGGTTTCAGAATTCCAAACGATTTCGTTGTCGGTTACGGTTTGGATTACCAAGGTTACTACAGAAACCTTCCGTACATCGCGCAAGTACAAAACTTCCAATAA
- a CDS encoding uracil phosphoribosyltransferase: protein MAFQQELRHHYGPQVHLIESPFLNGLLAQLCSPQTFQPEINRIVEVLYTHLISITLNNEFDIEDFTQDTRMTEVHPDQKLHGQRVSAKQKAVSVNLARAGTYPSHICYNFLHFALAAPNVRQDHIFAARVTNSKDKVTGAEFGGMKIGGDVKDAHVIFPDPMGATGNTMVTAVDHYKTHIAGPAKKFIALNLIVTPEYLKNVLTAHPEVVIYALRLDRGLSPQAVLEATPGQYWDQERGLNDKQYIVPGGGGFGEIMNNSFV from the coding sequence ATGGCATTCCAACAAGAGTTGAGGCACCACTACGGCCCTCAAGTACATCTTATTGAAAGTCCGTTCCTGAATGGACTCCTTGCGCAGCTTTGTTCTCCACAGACTTTTCAACCGGAGATCAATCGCATTGTCGAAGTTCTTTATACGCATTTGATTTCCATCACACTGAATAACGAGTTCGACATTGAAGACTTCACGCAAGACACGCGTATGACCGAAGTTCACCCTGATCAGAAACTTCACGGCCAACGTGTTTCAGCAAAGCAAAAAGCTGTCAGCGTCAACTTGGCGCGCGCCGGAACTTACCCCAGCCACATCTGTTACAACTTTCTGCACTTTGCTTTAGCCGCTCCCAATGTTCGGCAGGATCATATCTTTGCGGCGCGCGTGACAAACAGCAAAGACAAGGTCACGGGCGCCGAGTTTGGGGGCATGAAAATTGGCGGCGACGTCAAAGACGCTCATGTCATCTTTCCTGACCCCATGGGAGCCACAGGGAATACCATGGTGACGGCAGTGGACCACTATAAGACCCACATCGCAGGTCCCGCAAAGAAGTTTATCGCGCTTAATTTGATCGTGACGCCAGAGTATTTGAAGAATGTTCTCACTGCACACCCCGAGGTCGTAATCTATGCCTTAAGGCTTGACCGAGGACTATCTCCTCAGGCAGTTTTAGAGGCAACTCCCGGACAGTATTGGGATCAAGAACGCGGTCTGAACGACAAACAGTACATCGTTCCCGGCGGCGGCGGTTTCGGCGAGATTATGAACAACTCTTTCGTGTAA
- a CDS encoding pirin family protein yields the protein MLSVRKSEDRGYAEFGGWLKSHHTFSFSDYYDPQFMGFRDLRVINQDWIKKGSGFPAHPHRDMEIITYVLKGTVEHKDSLGNTGQIKAGEIQTMHAGTGIRHSEYNPSPDEDLELFQIWVMPSVSGAQPGYTQQAFTREEKLNHFKLMVSQDGREGSQKINQDVDIYAAVFAEGFSQDFPLRPGRGAWLQLAEGELEVNGKTLKSGDGVAIQDEKVLNIKAKKETEFLLFDLR from the coding sequence ATGCTCAGTGTGCGCAAATCGGAGGATCGTGGCTATGCGGAATTCGGGGGGTGGCTGAAATCTCATCACACGTTTTCGTTCAGCGATTATTACGACCCTCAGTTTATGGGCTTTCGCGACTTACGCGTCATCAACCAGGATTGGATTAAGAAGGGTTCTGGTTTTCCCGCGCATCCTCATCGCGATATGGAAATCATCACCTACGTTTTAAAAGGCACCGTCGAGCATAAAGATAGCTTGGGGAATACGGGGCAAATCAAAGCCGGAGAAATTCAGACCATGCACGCGGGCACAGGTATTCGCCATAGTGAATACAATCCTTCGCCTGACGAAGACCTTGAGCTTTTCCAGATCTGGGTTATGCCGAGTGTGTCAGGAGCTCAACCTGGGTACACACAGCAAGCTTTCACACGTGAAGAAAAGTTGAATCACTTTAAGCTGATGGTTTCGCAAGACGGTCGCGAGGGCAGTCAAAAAATCAATCAGGATGTCGACATTTACGCCGCTGTTTTTGCAGAAGGTTTTTCACAAGACTTCCCGCTGCGCCCGGGACGGGGAGCGTGGCTGCAATTGGCGGAGGGCGAACTCGAGGTTAACGGGAAGACATTAAAATCAGGCGACGGCGTCGCAATTCAAGATGAAAAAGTTTTGAATATTAAGGCAAAAAAAGAGACCGAATTTTTACTCTTCGATCTCCGATAA